A region of Gemmatimonadota bacterium DNA encodes the following proteins:
- a CDS encoding dipeptidase, protein MDSVISYLEGQRTQALEGLKDFLRIPSVSTHPHHREDLRRCARFLAGELERIGMHNVAVNPTPGHPIVTADWLGAPGKPTVLLYGHYDVQPAEPFELWESDPFDPVIRGDNLYARGSTDDKGQVWLHVKALEAHLRENGRLPVNVRLLIEGEEEVSSENLEAYLESHREALAADVVVISDTSMFDYEQPSIGYALRGMAYMEVRLEGPNKDLHSGVYGGAVPNPLNVLSEILARMVDGDGRITVPGFYDDVLALDDEERASLAALPFDEEGFAGRLGLPESTGEKGYSTLERLWARPTLDVNGMLGGFTGEGSKTVIPSKAMAKVSMRLVPNQDPEKIARSFDDYVRSLAPPSVKVEVIHHGTGKPVLTARDHPAVTAAHEAITRGFGKEPVYIREGGSIPVVAMFEEILGLPTVLMAFGLPDCDAHAPNEKFHLPNFYRGIDSAAWFYEEYGRYAD, encoded by the coding sequence ATGGACAGCGTCATTTCGTACCTGGAAGGACAGCGGACCCAGGCCCTGGAGGGCTTGAAGGATTTCCTCCGCATTCCCAGCGTGAGCACCCATCCCCACCACCGGGAGGACCTGCGCCGGTGCGCCCGGTTCCTCGCCGGCGAACTGGAGCGGATCGGCATGCATAACGTGGCCGTGAATCCCACGCCCGGCCATCCCATCGTGACGGCGGATTGGCTCGGTGCGCCCGGCAAGCCCACCGTCCTGTTATACGGCCACTACGACGTCCAGCCCGCCGAACCCTTTGAGTTGTGGGAAAGCGATCCCTTCGATCCCGTGATCCGGGGCGACAACCTCTACGCCCGGGGATCGACGGACGACAAGGGGCAGGTCTGGCTGCACGTGAAGGCACTGGAGGCCCACCTGCGGGAGAACGGCCGGCTGCCCGTGAACGTCCGCTTGTTGATCGAGGGCGAGGAAGAGGTCTCGAGCGAGAACCTGGAAGCCTACCTGGAAAGCCACAGGGAAGCACTGGCGGCGGACGTGGTGGTCATTTCCGACACGTCCATGTTCGACTACGAGCAGCCCTCGATCGGGTATGCCCTGCGGGGCATGGCCTACATGGAAGTCCGGCTCGAGGGACCCAATAAGGACCTGCATTCGGGCGTCTACGGCGGCGCGGTTCCCAACCCCCTGAACGTATTGTCGGAGATCCTGGCCAGGATGGTGGACGGCGACGGAAGGATCACCGTCCCCGGTTTCTACGACGACGTCCTGGCCCTGGACGATGAAGAGCGTGCGTCGCTTGCCGCCCTGCCCTTCGACGAGGAAGGATTCGCCGGGAGACTGGGCCTGCCGGAATCCACGGGCGAGAAAGGCTACTCGACCCTGGAACGCCTGTGGGCGCGGCCTACTCTCGATGTGAACGGAATGCTGGGAGGATTCACGGGCGAGGGATCGAAGACCGTGATCCCTTCGAAGGCCATGGCCAAGGTGAGCATGCGCCTCGTGCCGAACCAGGACCCCGAAAAGATCGCCCGGTCGTTCGACGACTACGTCAGAAGCCTCGCACCGCCCTCGGTCAAGGTGGAAGTCATCCATCACGGCACGGGCAAGCCAGTCCTCACGGCGCGGGACCATCCCGCGGTGACGGCCGCCCACGAGGCCATAACGAGGGGCTTCGGCAAGGAGCCCGTCTACATCCGGGAAGGCGGCAGCATACCGGTGGTGGCCATGTTCGAGGAGATACTCGGCCTGCCCACGGTCCTGATGGCTTTCGGCCTGCCCGACTGCGACGCCCACGCGCCCAACGAGAAGTTCCACCTGCCCAATTTCTACCGGGGCATCGACAGTGCGGCCTGGTTCTACGAGGAATACGGACGATACGCGGACTGA
- a CDS encoding HAMP domain-containing protein, with translation MFPRNLREGLWPRLLVSHIALATIPVLIVGLLLLATARRSIEDTVADGNLEVARRASNEIRLYIEQAQRVIDLAADNMDMIDATDAVYQQLIDNLVIRQDFLSELSVLDLVGSERLTTRLEGPLRARPDLALPSEDGTTISPVFIADDGLPAVTITVAVRRLDEHTGYLAARVSLKDMWDLVDNIQLGEGQREGFGNAYVATGNGRLIAHPERERVYRQDDLTGSPVGTALGEQQSGTLVYTGASGEMVAAFATVAPIGWKVVIEQPADRAFARSRDMIVGISVLMVISAAVASLIGVLVVRKIVRPIYELVRGAQLFARGRLTHTIETPGHGELTTLAREFNQMARELLEKERRLKQAERLATLSKFATILSHEIRNPLNSMIINLRILKRDMEKQNGDLDKPGGHYEKVISEIWRIDSLVENFLNYARPPELVPYPHDINEVLDEVVATHKGTAQERGVRIDTRYQIGELPVSVDVNQIKQVFLNIMLNAFDAMEAGGTLTISTEQAPPRNRGDLTLEGFSESPRVHIKFEDTGRGIDPDRLDRIFEVYYTSKSTGTGLGLPIAQQIVEKHGGVISVESTPGKGTAFTLTLPALEAEIAEPSAGKEGTEVIHGTHPDRGRRPEHP, from the coding sequence ATGTTTCCCAGAAACTTACGAGAAGGATTGTGGCCACGGCTGCTCGTGTCCCATATCGCGCTGGCCACCATTCCGGTGCTGATCGTCGGACTGCTTCTGCTCGCGACGGCCCGCCGTTCCATCGAGGACACGGTAGCGGACGGCAACCTCGAGGTCGCGCGCCGGGCGAGTAACGAGATCCGCCTGTATATCGAACAGGCGCAGCGCGTGATCGACCTCGCCGCGGACAACATGGACATGATCGACGCGACGGACGCGGTGTACCAGCAGTTGATCGACAACCTGGTCATCCGCCAGGACTTCCTCAGCGAACTGTCCGTGCTTGACCTTGTGGGAAGCGAAAGGCTGACCACACGGCTCGAAGGGCCGTTGCGGGCACGGCCGGACCTGGCGCTTCCTTCGGAGGACGGCACCACGATCTCCCCGGTGTTCATTGCGGACGATGGCCTGCCCGCGGTGACGATCACCGTGGCAGTGAGGCGTCTCGACGAGCACACGGGTTATCTCGCGGCGCGGGTGAGCCTGAAGGATATGTGGGACCTGGTGGACAACATTCAACTGGGGGAGGGACAACGGGAAGGATTCGGCAACGCCTACGTCGCGACCGGGAACGGCCGCCTGATTGCCCATCCGGAACGGGAAAGGGTGTACCGCCAGGACGATTTGACCGGCTCTCCCGTCGGCACGGCGCTGGGTGAACAGCAGAGCGGCACGCTGGTCTACACCGGGGCGTCAGGCGAGATGGTCGCCGCCTTCGCGACCGTCGCGCCGATCGGGTGGAAAGTCGTCATCGAACAACCGGCGGACCGGGCCTTTGCCAGGTCGCGGGACATGATCGTGGGCATCAGCGTACTCATGGTGATCAGCGCGGCGGTCGCTTCGCTGATCGGTGTTCTCGTCGTCCGGAAAATTGTCCGACCGATCTACGAACTGGTGCGCGGCGCGCAGTTGTTCGCCCGGGGCAGGCTGACCCATACCATAGAAACGCCGGGCCATGGCGAACTGACGACCCTGGCCCGGGAGTTCAACCAGATGGCCCGCGAGTTGCTGGAGAAGGAACGCCGCCTGAAACAGGCCGAGCGACTGGCGACGCTGAGCAAGTTCGCCACCATCCTCTCCCACGAGATCCGGAATCCGCTCAATTCCATGATCATCAACCTCAGGATTCTCAAGCGGGACATGGAGAAGCAGAACGGCGACCTGGATAAACCGGGCGGGCACTATGAGAAGGTGATTTCGGAAATCTGGCGTATCGACAGCCTCGTCGAGAACTTCCTGAACTACGCCCGGCCGCCCGAACTGGTGCCTTACCCTCACGACATCAACGAGGTGCTCGACGAAGTCGTCGCCACCCACAAGGGCACGGCACAGGAACGGGGCGTCCGCATCGACACCCGGTACCAGATAGGCGAACTGCCGGTATCGGTCGATGTCAACCAGATCAAGCAGGTGTTCCTGAATATCATGCTGAATGCTTTCGACGCCATGGAGGCCGGGGGCACGCTTACGATCTCCACGGAACAGGCGCCGCCCCGCAACCGCGGGGACCTGACCCTGGAAGGCTTCAGCGAAAGCCCCCGGGTCCACATTAAATTTGAAGATACGGGAAGGGGTATTGATCCCGACCGGCTGGATCGTATATTCGAGGTGTACTACACGTCCAAGTCGACCGGTACGGGCCTGGGCCTACCCATCGCCCAGCAGATCGTGGAGAAACACGGGGGCGTGATCTCGGTCGAAAGCACGCCCGGCAAGGGGACGGCCTTCACGCTGACCCTGCCGGCGCTGGAAGCGGAAATCGCCGAGCCTTCCGCCGGAAAAGAAGGAACAGAGGTCATTCATGGAACGCATCCTGATCGCGGAAGACGACCGGAACACCCGTGA
- a CDS encoding dicarboxylate/amino acid:cation symporter, with the protein MNLWRLPLHWKIIIGLILGLFYGILSAAMGWSRFTEDWITPFGDIFLNLLKVIAVPLVLGSLIMGVASLSDVRKLSRIGGRTIAIYILTTTVSVTIGLVMVNLLEPGTGVPQGLQEQLQSAYQTDAESDMERAETARERGPLQVFVDMTPDNIFGALSNNGRMLQVVFFSLLFGIALVLIPSDKSKPLVDFFSGLTSVIIQIVNMIMVVAPIGVFALIAKTINQVAQDDLSAVGELLGALGFYCLVVLLGLLIHGIITYPVMLKIFSNMKIGRFFRGIAPAQLLAFSSSSSGATLPVTMDVSQRNLGVSKEVSSFVLPLGATINMDGTALYQAVAAVFIAQALGLGLDMTAQLQIVLTAVLASIGTAAVPGAGIIMLIIILETIGVPAAGIALILGVDRILDMCRTAVNVTGDAAVATSVDAMEKRAAARQSA; encoded by the coding sequence ATGAACCTTTGGCGCCTTCCCCTGCACTGGAAGATTATCATCGGGTTGATTCTCGGATTGTTCTACGGGATCCTCTCCGCGGCCATGGGCTGGAGCCGGTTCACAGAGGACTGGATCACGCCCTTCGGCGACATCTTCCTGAACCTGCTCAAGGTCATCGCCGTTCCCCTCGTGCTGGGCTCGCTCATCATGGGCGTCGCCTCCCTGTCGGACGTGAGAAAACTGTCGCGCATCGGCGGCAGGACGATCGCCATTTACATCCTCACGACGACCGTCTCCGTGACCATCGGGCTCGTCATGGTCAATTTGCTCGAACCCGGGACGGGCGTGCCCCAGGGGTTGCAGGAACAGCTGCAGTCGGCCTACCAGACCGACGCGGAATCCGACATGGAACGGGCCGAAACGGCCAGGGAGCGGGGGCCGCTGCAGGTCTTCGTGGACATGACTCCCGATAACATCTTCGGCGCGTTGAGCAACAACGGACGCATGCTCCAGGTCGTTTTCTTCTCACTCCTCTTCGGCATCGCCCTGGTACTGATCCCGTCCGACAAGAGCAAACCCCTGGTGGATTTCTTCTCCGGTCTCACGTCGGTCATCATCCAGATCGTGAACATGATCATGGTCGTCGCGCCGATCGGCGTCTTCGCCCTGATCGCCAAGACCATCAACCAGGTAGCCCAGGACGACCTGTCCGCGGTCGGCGAACTCCTCGGCGCCCTGGGTTTCTACTGCCTGGTGGTCCTCCTGGGGCTGCTGATCCACGGCATCATCACCTACCCGGTCATGCTCAAGATCTTCTCCAACATGAAAATCGGGCGGTTTTTCCGGGGTATCGCCCCGGCCCAGCTCCTGGCCTTCTCATCCAGCTCCAGCGGGGCCACGCTCCCCGTCACCATGGATGTGAGCCAACGGAATCTCGGGGTTTCAAAAGAGGTTTCGTCCTTCGTCCTGCCTCTCGGCGCCACGATCAACATGGACGGCACCGCGCTCTACCAGGCCGTGGCCGCCGTGTTCATCGCACAGGCCCTCGGTCTCGGGCTCGACATGACCGCCCAGTTGCAGATCGTCCTCACGGCAGTACTCGCCTCCATCGGTACCGCCGCCGTGCCCGGCGCGGGCATCATCATGCTGATCATCATCCTGGAGACCATCGGCGTGCCGGCCGCGGGCATCGCGCTGATCCTCGGCGTCGACCGCATCCTCGACATGTGCCGCACCGCGGTGAACGTCACGGGCGACGCCGCCGTGGCGACCTCGGTGGACGCCATGGAGAAACGGGCGGCCGCCCGTCAGTCCGCGTAA
- a CDS encoding MarR family transcriptional regulator, producing MQRKPTTGPEGKLIERFVNAVEHLNRLMFSGRITELRRLHVNTHQMNTLFLLGYFGPLKMSAIAGELGTSIAHTTIIVKNLVQKEYVKRGSSPTDRRLIICELTDLGREATEVFLSHARQRALQIAERWDAESLESMVDSLELLWQTEDEVLKSAGANSKRQTPGPGLEPG from the coding sequence ATGCAGAGAAAACCGACAACAGGCCCGGAAGGCAAGCTGATCGAAAGGTTCGTAAATGCGGTTGAACATCTGAATCGCTTGATGTTCAGCGGTCGTATTACAGAACTCCGACGCCTGCACGTGAATACGCACCAGATGAACACCCTGTTCCTGCTGGGATACTTCGGCCCCTTGAAGATGAGCGCTATCGCGGGCGAACTGGGCACTTCGATCGCCCACACGACGATCATCGTGAAGAACCTGGTTCAAAAGGAGTATGTCAAGCGAGGCTCGAGTCCGACCGACCGCAGGTTGATTATCTGTGAACTTACCGATCTCGGCAGGGAAGCTACGGAAGTGTTCTTGAGTCACGCTCGACAGCGTGCGTTGCAGATCGCGGAGAGGTGGGATGCGGAGAGTCTGGAGTCCATGGTGGATTCGTTGGAGTTATTGTGGCAGACCGAAGACGAAGTACTGAAATCAGCAGGGGCAAATTCAAAGCGGCAAACTCCGGGGCCAGGACTCGAACCTGGATAG
- a CDS encoding alpha-ketoacid dehydrogenase subunit beta, producing the protein MSTPERVITYGEAVREAIAEEMRRDETVFFMGEDVAAAGGVFKVTVGLLEEFGEDRVRDTPISEAGIMGAGVGAALTGMRPIVEIMFGDFITIAMDQIVNQAAKMCYMTGGQAKVPLTIRTTIGAGRSSAAQHSQSLQAWLSHIPGVKVAIPSTPADLKGLLKTSIRDDNPTVIYEDKMMYALKGPVPDDDDYTIPFGVADIKREGSDVTLVATSSMVHTALKAADMLDKEGISAEVVDPRTLSPLDMDTIIRSVEKTSRAVVVDEAYQSYGVTGELASRIADEAFDYLDAPVKRVGAMDVPVPFSPGLEPQTIPDEAKLVHTVQGLFHDVTV; encoded by the coding sequence ATGTCTACGCCTGAGCGTGTGATCACCTATGGCGAAGCAGTACGCGAGGCCATCGCGGAGGAGATGCGGCGGGACGAGACCGTCTTCTTCATGGGAGAGGACGTGGCCGCCGCGGGCGGGGTCTTCAAGGTCACCGTGGGGCTGCTCGAAGAGTTCGGCGAAGACCGGGTGCGGGACACGCCCATTTCGGAAGCGGGCATCATGGGCGCCGGTGTGGGCGCCGCCCTGACGGGCATGCGGCCCATCGTCGAGATCATGTTCGGCGACTTCATCACTATCGCCATGGACCAGATCGTCAACCAGGCGGCCAAGATGTGTTACATGACCGGCGGACAGGCCAAAGTGCCGCTGACGATCCGGACCACGATCGGCGCGGGCCGTTCCTCGGCAGCCCAGCACTCCCAGAGCCTGCAGGCCTGGCTGTCCCACATACCCGGCGTCAAGGTGGCCATCCCCTCCACGCCGGCCGACCTGAAGGGCCTGCTCAAGACCTCCATCCGCGACGACAACCCCACCGTCATCTACGAAGACAAGATGATGTACGCCCTGAAGGGGCCGGTACCCGATGACGACGACTACACCATACCCTTCGGCGTGGCCGACATAAAGCGGGAAGGGTCGGACGTGACCCTCGTCGCCACCTCGAGCATGGTGCATACCGCGCTCAAGGCCGCGGACATGCTGGACAAGGAGGGAATCAGCGCGGAGGTGGTGGATCCCAGGACGCTTTCACCTCTCGATATGGACACGATCATTCGTTCCGTCGAGAAGACCAGCCGCGCCGTGGTGGTCGACGAAGCCTACCAGAGCTACGGAGTCACGGGTGAACTGGCCTCCCGGATCGCCGACGAAGCCTTCGACTACCTGGACGCCCCGGTGAAGCGCGTGGGCGCCATGGACGTCCCCGTACCCTTCAGTCCCGGGCTGGAGCCGCAGACCATTCCCGACGAGGCGAAACTTGTCCACACCGTCCAGGGCCTGTTCCACGACGTTACCGTCTAA
- a CDS encoding PLP-dependent transferase yields MPRNKKGLSTRSVHGGEHRDKPFSSVTNPIVQTSTYVFQNTRELIEYTTGEVDREEYGRYGNPTKSVAERKIAELEGGEDAALFSSGMSAFTSVLLAMLSSGAHVIVMDECYRRSRQFCRQILPRYNIDVTFVKTGDYDELASSITSKTRLIVSESPTNPYLNVIDLEKVVEIADRHRVKVLIDGTFATPYNQKPLEFGIDLVLHSATKYLGGHNDLLSGAVVGSAPLIAAVREFRDVTGGIVDPHGAYLLIRGLKTFALRMEQHNANGLAVARFLEDHPRIRKTYYPGLESHAGHEIARRQMSGFGGVVSFEVDGDMDTTIRFIDAVRIPYIAPSLGGVESLIEQPAIMSFYEMDRSERLEIGIKDELVRFSVGIENADDLIADLDQALGQI; encoded by the coding sequence ATGCCGCGTAACAAGAAGGGACTGTCCACCCGCTCCGTGCATGGCGGGGAACACCGCGACAAACCGTTTTCGTCGGTGACCAATCCCATCGTCCAGACTTCCACCTACGTGTTCCAGAATACCCGGGAGTTGATCGAATACACCACGGGTGAGGTCGACCGGGAGGAATACGGACGCTACGGCAACCCCACCAAGTCGGTGGCGGAGCGCAAGATCGCCGAGCTGGAAGGCGGTGAGGACGCCGCCCTGTTCTCTTCGGGGATGAGCGCCTTCACCTCCGTGCTGCTCGCCATGCTCTCCTCCGGCGCCCATGTGATCGTCATGGACGAGTGCTACCGGCGCAGCCGCCAGTTCTGCCGGCAGATCCTCCCGCGGTACAACATCGACGTGACCTTCGTCAAGACGGGCGATTACGATGAACTGGCCTCGTCGATCACCTCGAAGACCCGGCTCATCGTATCCGAATCTCCCACGAATCCGTACCTGAACGTGATCGACCTGGAGAAAGTCGTGGAGATCGCCGATCGGCACCGGGTTAAGGTGCTGATCGACGGCACGTTCGCCACGCCCTACAACCAGAAGCCGCTGGAATTCGGGATCGACCTGGTCCTCCACAGCGCCACGAAGTACCTGGGCGGCCACAACGACCTGCTGTCCGGCGCCGTCGTGGGCAGCGCGCCGCTTATTGCCGCCGTCCGCGAGTTCCGCGACGTCACAGGGGGCATCGTCGATCCGCACGGCGCGTACCTGCTGATCCGCGGCCTGAAGACCTTCGCCCTGCGCATGGAACAGCACAACGCGAACGGCCTGGCCGTCGCCCGTTTCCTGGAAGACCATCCGCGCATCCGGAAGACGTACTATCCCGGACTGGAAAGCCACGCGGGGCATGAAATCGCACGCAGGCAGATGAGCGGTTTCGGCGGCGTGGTGAGCTTCGAGGTCGACGGCGACATGGATACGACCATCCGCTTCATCGACGCGGTGCGCATCCCCTACATCGCGCCGAGCCTGGGCGGTGTGGAGAGCCTGATCGAGCAGCCCGCCATCATGTCCTTCTATGAAATGGACCGGTCCGAGCGCCTCGAGATCGGCATCAAGGACGAACTCGTCCGGTTTTCCGTGGGGATAGAAAACGCCGACGATCTGATCGCCGACCTGGACCAGGCCCTGGGACAGATCTAG
- a CDS encoding methylmalonyl-CoA mutase yields the protein MKRKPKEAENGGRPLRKASFTNISGSPVEGLYTAGRQSGTGYLRDEGYPGQYPYTRGIHASLYRGRPWTIRQFSGFGSAADSNARFKFLLEQGQNGLSVAFDVPTLMGLDSDHPSSEGEVGVCGVAVDTLEDMETLFTGIPLDRISTSMTINAPAAVLLAMYLALAEKRGIPWTGLRGTLQNDILKEYIAQKEWICPPSSAVGFVSDTVVFCTERVPRWNPVSISGYHIREAGATAAQELAFTLADGFAYVDACMASGLEVDRFASRLSFFFNAHIDFFEEIAKFRAARRIWARHMRRRYGARSERSWMLRFHTQTAGCSLTAQQPENNIVRTAVEALSAVLGGTQSLHTNALDEAYALPSEKAARIAVRTQQIIAHETGVTDTVDPLGGSYYVESLTNRLEEEAEAYFKKIDAFGGMVGAIEAGFPQREIMSAANRYQAEIEDRERIITGVNDFFAPEDRDLETLRIDPRIEREQRSRLDAVRRRRDDPAAGHALDDLGTALRNGENIMPPMLAAVKAYATLGEIVGVMQEVHGLYEEPAAY from the coding sequence ATGAAAAGAAAGCCGAAGGAAGCTGAAAACGGGGGGCGGCCCCTGCGCAAGGCTTCCTTCACCAATATCTCCGGGTCTCCCGTGGAAGGGTTGTATACGGCCGGCCGGCAGTCCGGTACCGGTTATCTGCGCGACGAAGGATACCCGGGGCAGTACCCCTACACGCGCGGGATCCACGCTTCCCTGTACCGGGGCAGGCCCTGGACCATCCGGCAGTTCTCCGGCTTCGGTTCCGCGGCCGATTCCAACGCCCGTTTCAAGTTTCTCCTGGAACAGGGCCAGAACGGCCTGTCGGTGGCCTTCGACGTGCCCACGCTGATGGGGCTGGATTCGGACCACCCGTCCTCCGAAGGCGAAGTGGGCGTCTGCGGGGTCGCCGTCGACACGCTGGAAGATATGGAGACCCTGTTTACCGGCATCCCGCTGGACCGGATCAGCACGTCCATGACCATCAACGCCCCGGCCGCCGTGCTGCTGGCCATGTACCTGGCCCTGGCGGAGAAAAGAGGCATACCCTGGACCGGGTTGCGGGGCACGCTGCAGAACGACATCCTGAAAGAATACATCGCGCAGAAGGAGTGGATCTGCCCGCCGTCCTCCGCGGTTGGGTTCGTATCCGATACGGTGGTTTTCTGCACGGAGCGCGTACCCCGGTGGAACCCCGTCAGCATCAGCGGGTACCATATCCGGGAGGCGGGCGCGACGGCCGCCCAGGAACTGGCCTTCACATTGGCGGACGGATTTGCCTACGTCGACGCCTGCATGGCCTCCGGCCTCGAAGTCGACCGCTTCGCGTCCCGGCTTTCCTTCTTCTTCAACGCCCACATCGATTTCTTCGAAGAGATCGCAAAGTTCCGCGCCGCCAGGAGGATCTGGGCGCGCCACATGCGCCGGCGGTACGGCGCCCGGTCCGAGCGATCCTGGATGCTGCGTTTCCACACCCAGACCGCCGGGTGCAGCCTGACCGCCCAGCAGCCGGAGAACAACATCGTGCGCACGGCCGTGGAGGCGCTGTCCGCGGTGCTGGGCGGCACCCAGTCGCTGCATACCAACGCGCTGGACGAAGCCTACGCACTGCCTTCGGAAAAGGCGGCCCGCATCGCCGTGCGGACCCAGCAGATCATCGCCCATGAAACCGGCGTGACCGACACGGTCGATCCATTGGGAGGATCTTACTACGTCGAGTCCCTGACGAACCGGCTGGAAGAGGAGGCCGAGGCGTATTTCAAGAAGATCGACGCCTTCGGCGGCATGGTGGGGGCGATCGAAGCGGGCTTTCCCCAGCGCGAGATCATGTCCGCGGCCAACCGGTACCAGGCGGAGATCGAAGACCGGGAACGGATCATCACCGGCGTGAACGATTTCTTCGCCCCCGAGGACCGCGACCTGGAGACGCTGCGCATCGACCCCCGCATCGAAAGGGAACAGCGAAGCCGACTCGACGCGGTGCGGCGTCGGAGAGACGACCCTGCCGCCGGGCACGCCCTCGATGACCTGGGGACCGCGCTGCGGAACGGGGAGAATATCATGCCGCCCATGCTGGCCGCGGTGAAGGCCTACGCCACGCTGGGAGAGATCGTGGGCGTGATGCAGGAAGTGCACGGTCTGTACGAGGAACCCGCGGCCTATTGA
- a CDS encoding thiamine pyrophosphate-dependent dehydrogenase E1 component subunit alpha, whose product MSESLELITTSSDEGTLPLPEPLCREIYDKMLTIRRFEEAVLEIYTQGLMRGLAHLYIGQEASAVGICSALNDDDYLTSTHRGHGHLIAKGGKVDRMMAEMMGKVDGYNRGKGGTMHIADMSLGILGANGIVGGGMGMATGAALSGKMRGSGQVAVCFFGDGAINQGAFLESANLASVWSLPVLFVCENNHYGEYTAASDVTAVREHVAERAAGFNMPAMVVDGNDAVAVHQTAVEMVKRARAGEGPCLIENKTYRYRGHHVGDGDPEKTYRTQEETDTWLAKDPIPRFARRMMKAGMVDETELESIDADITKRVEDAVAFANESPYPTADEVTDHVYA is encoded by the coding sequence ATGTCCGAATCCCTGGAGCTGATCACGACCTCCAGCGACGAAGGAACGCTGCCACTGCCCGAGCCGCTGTGCCGGGAAATCTACGATAAAATGCTGACCATTCGGCGTTTCGAGGAGGCCGTTCTGGAGATCTACACCCAGGGCCTGATGCGCGGCCTGGCGCACCTGTACATCGGCCAGGAAGCCTCGGCCGTGGGCATCTGCTCGGCGTTGAACGACGACGATTACCTCACCAGCACCCACCGGGGCCACGGCCACCTGATCGCCAAGGGCGGCAAAGTCGATCGCATGATGGCGGAAATGATGGGCAAGGTCGACGGCTACAACCGCGGCAAGGGCGGCACCATGCACATCGCCGACATGAGCCTGGGCATCCTGGGCGCCAACGGCATCGTCGGAGGCGGCATGGGCATGGCGACCGGCGCGGCCCTGAGCGGCAAAATGCGCGGTTCCGGGCAGGTAGCCGTGTGCTTCTTCGGCGACGGCGCCATCAACCAGGGTGCCTTCCTGGAATCCGCCAACCTGGCTTCCGTCTGGTCGCTGCCCGTCCTGTTCGTCTGCGAAAACAACCACTATGGAGAATATACGGCCGCCAGCGACGTAACGGCCGTCCGGGAGCACGTGGCCGAACGGGCCGCGGGGTTCAACATGCCGGCCATGGTGGTGGACGGCAACGACGCCGTTGCGGTGCACCAGACCGCGGTGGAGATGGTGAAGCGGGCCCGGGCCGGCGAGGGGCCGTGCCTGATCGAGAACAAGACCTACCGGTACCGCGGGCACCACGTGGGCGACGGCGACCCGGAAAAGACCTACCGGACCCAGGAGGAGACGGACACCTGGCTCGCGAAAGATCCTATTCCCCGCTTCGCCCGGCGCATGATGAAGGCGGGCATGGTCGACGAGACGGAACTGGAATCCATCGACGCGGATATCACGAAACGGGTGGAAGACGCCGTGGCCTTCGCCAACGAATCCCCCTATCCCACGGCCGACGAGGTAACCGACCATGTCTACGCCTGA